The genomic segment AGTGACCCGCTGAAGCCGGGTGGCCGGAGCGGACCCCACCGCCCCGGCCACCCGGCTTCCCGGTCCTGGCCCACGCTTCCGCCCCGACCCCCCGGAGCCCCACATGGGACGTTATGTGATCCGGCGGCTGCTGCAGATGATCCCGGTCTTCTTCGGCACCACGCTGCTGATCTTCCTCATGGTGAACGTGATGGGCGACCCCATCGCGGGTCTCTGCGGCGACCGCCAGTGCGACCCCGCCACCGCCGCCCAGCTGCGATCCGAGTTCGGCCTCGACAAGCCCGTCTGGCAGCAGTACCTGACGTACATGGGCAACGTCTTCACCGGCGACTTCGGCACCGCGTTCAACGGGCAGAAGGTCACCGAGCTGATGGCCACCGCGTTCCCCATCACCATCCGGCTCACCCTCGTCGCCATCTTCTTCGAGATCGTCATCGGCATCAGCCTCGGTGTCCTCACCGGCCTGAAGCGGGGCCGGCCCATCGACACCACCGTGCTGATCCTGACCCTGGTCGTCATCTCCATCCCGACCTTCGTCACCGGCCTGCTGCTCCAGCTGCTGCTCGGCGTGAAGTGGGGCATCATCAGCCCCTCGGTCTCCTCGGCCGCCCCGCTCGACGAACTGATCGTCCCCGGGCTCGTCCTCGCCTCGGTCTCGCTCGCCTACGTCGCGCGGCTCACCCGCTCCTCCATCGCCGAGAACACCCGGGCCGACTACGTACGCACCGCCACCGCGAAGGGGCTGCCCCGGCGCCGGGTGATCGTCCGCCACCTGCTGCGCAACTCGCTGATCCCGGTCATCACCTTCATCGGTACGGACGTGGGCGCCCTGATGGGCGGCGCCATCGTCACCGAGCGGATCTTCAACATCCACGGCGTCGGCTACCAGCTCTACCAGGGCATCCTGCGCCAGAACACCCAGACCGTCGTCGGGTTCGTCACCGTCCTGGTCCTCGTCTTCCTGGCGGCCAACCTGATCGTCGACCTCCTGTACGCCGTACTCGACCCGAGGATCCGCTATGCCTGAGCCTGAGCCGTACTCGCAGGACGGGGCGATCTCACCGGCGGGAGCCGGCGGACCCATGGACCTCGCCCTGGAGGAGGGCGAGACCCTGGAGAAGCCGCCCGGCCACGACGGCGGGGGCCCCTCCGAGAAGCCCCGCAGCCTCTGGTCCGACGCCTGGCGCGACCTGCGGCGCAACCCGGTCTTCATCGTCTCCGGCCTGGTCATCCTCTTCCTGGTGGTCATCTCGATCTGGCCGTCGCTCATCGCCGGCGGCGACCCGCTCCAGGCCGACCTCGCCGACGCCCAGAAGGGCCGCGAACCCGGCCACCCCTTCGGCTTCGACGGGCAGGGCCGCGACGTCTACACCCGCGTCGTCTACGGCGCCCGCACCTCGGTCACCATCGGCGTCTGCGCCACCCTCGGCGTCGGCATCCTGGGCAGCATCCTCGGCGGGCTCGCCGGGTTCTTCGGCGGCGGCTGGGACGCCGTGCTCTCCCGCATCACCGACGTCTTCTTCGGCATCCCGGTGGTCCTCGGCGGCCTGGTCTTCCTCTCCGTCGTCACCAGCTCCACCGTCTGGCCCGTCGTCGGCTTCATCGTCCTGCTCGGCTGGCCGCAGATCGCCCGCATCGCCCGCGGCTCCGTCATCACCGCCAAACAGAACGACTACGTCCAGGCAGCCCGCGCGCTCGGCGCCTCCAACTCGCGGATGCTGCTCCGCCACGTCGCCCCGAACGCCATCGCCCCCGTCATCGTCGTGGCGACCATCGCGCTCGGCACGTACATCTCCCTGGAGGCGACCCTCTCCTACCTCGGCGTCGGCCTGAAGGAACCCGCCGTCTCCTGGGGCATCGACATCTCCGCCGCGTCGAACTACATCCGCAACGCCCCGCACATGCTGCTCTGGCCCGCGGGAGCGCTGGCGGTCACCGTGCTGTCGTTCATCATGCTCGGCGACGCGGTGCGCGACGCCCTCGACCCCAAGCTGCGCTGAGGAGTCCGCTGCCATGTTGCTGGAAGTGCGCGATCTGCACGTGGAGTTCCACACCCGGGACGGCGTCGCCAAGGCCGTCAACGGCGTCAACTACTCGGTGGCCGAGGGCGAGACGCTCGCCGTGCTCGGCGAGTCCGGCTCCGGCAAGTCGGTCACCGCGCAGGCGATCATGGGCATCCTCGACATGCCGCCCGGGAAGATCAGCGGCGGCGAGGTCCTCTTCAAGGGCCGCGACCTGCTGAAGCTCAAGAAGGACGAGCGACGGAGGATCAGGGGCCAGGAGATGGCCATGATCTTCCAGGACGCCCTCTCCTCCCTCAACCCCGTGCTGACCGTGGGCGACCAGCTCGGCGAGATGTTCCGGGTGCACCGGGGGATGTCCCGCAAGGAGTCCCGCCGGAAGTCGATCGAGCTGATGGACCGGGTCCGCATCCCGGCCGCCAAGGAGCGGATCGGGAACTACCCGCACCAGTTCTCCGGCGGCATGCGCCAGCGCATCATGATCGCCATGGCGATGGCGCTGGAACCCGCGCTGATCATCGCCGACGAACCCACCACCGCCCTCGACGTGACGGTCCAGGCCCAGGTCATGGAGCTGCTCGCGGAACTCCAGCAGGAGTACCGCATGGGCCTGATCCTCATCACCCACGACCTCGGAGTCGTCGCCGACGTCGCCGACAAGATCGCCGTGATGTACGCGGGCCGGATCGTCGAGACCGCGCCGGTGCACGAGATCTACAAGGCCCCCGCGCACCCGTACACCAAGGGCCTCCTCCAGTCGATCCCGCGCCTGGACCAGAAGGGCCAGGAGCTCTACGCGATCAAGGGGCTGCCCCCGAACCTGCTGCGCATCCCGCCCGGCTGCGCCTTCAACCCGCGCTGCCCGATGGCCCAGGCCGTGTGCCGCACCGACGAGCCGCCCCTGTACGACGTGGCCGAACACCGCGCGAGCGCCTGCCACTTCTGGAAGGAGACGCTCGATGCACGCTGACCACTCCGGGGGCCGCAAGGAGGCGCGCGAGGAGGGCGAGATCGCCGCCACCCTCCTCTCCGAGTCGCGCCGGCTCTCCGCCTGGGCCGAGGGAGAACCGATTCTCCAGGTCCGCGACCTCGCCAAGCACTACCCGCTCACCCAGGGCATCGTCTTCAAGAAGCAGGTCGGCGCGGTCAAGGCCGTCGACGGGGTCACCTTCGACCTCTCGGCCGGCGAGACGCTCGGCATCGTGGGGGAGTCCGGCTGCGGCAAGTCCACGGTCGCCAAGATGCTGGTCCACCTCGAACGCCCCACCGCCGGAACGATCCGCTACAAGGGAGAGGACGTCACCAAGCTGTCCGGCCGGGCGCTGAAGGCGGTCCGCCGGAACATCCAGATGGTGTTCCAGGACCCGTACACCTCGCTCAACCCGCGCATGACGGTCGGCGACATCATCGGGGAGCCGTACGAGATCCACCCCGAGGTCGCCCCGAAGGGCAGCCGGCGGCAGCGGGTGCAGGACCTGCTGGACGTGGTGGGGCTCAACCCCGAGTACATCAACCGCTATCCGCACCAGTTCTCCGGCGGCCAGCGCCAGCGCATCGGCATCGCCCGCGGCCTCGCCCTCAACCCCGAGATCATCGTGGCCGACGAACCGGTCTCCGCCCTCGACGTCTCCGTCCAGGCGCAGGTCGTCAACCTGCTGGACCGGCTCCAGGCCGAGTTCAACCTCAGCTTCGTCTTCATCGCCCACGACCTCTCGATCGTCCGCCACATCTCGGACCGGGTCGGGGTGATGTACCTCGGCCGGATCGTCGAGATCGGCACCGAGGAGGAGATCTACGACCACCCGACGCACCCCTACACCCAGGCGCTGCTCTCCGCCGTCCCGGTGCCCGACCCGGAGGCCCGCGAGCACCGGGAGCGGATCATCCTGCACGGGGACGTGCCCTCGCCCGCCAACCCGCCCTCCGGTTGCCGCTTCCGCACCCGGTGCTGGAAGGCGCAGGAGCGTTGCGTGGTGGAGGAGCCGCTGCTCGCCGTCCCGGAGGCGTTCGAGGCGGTCCAGGGCCCGCCCCACCACGACTCCGCCTGCCACTTCGCGGAGGAGAAGCAGGTGGTCGCGGTGGAGGACGAACGGGTGCTGCCGCCGGGACCGGAGGAGGGCCGGGGTACGGGTACGGATGCGGCTCCGGGGGTGGACACGGCTCCGGGTACGGGTGCGGACACGGCTCCGGAGACGGCTTCGGGGACGGATGCGGACCGGGGGCCGGGCGACGGGGAACATCGTTAACAGTGAGGCAACTTGGCTGTCGCCACACCGATATACGAACGCCGCACCATGGACAGCGTACGGCCGTGCGGGTGCCGTGGACCGGCCGGGACGACTTCGTGTCGTACCGGCCGGTTACCCGTTTCCGGGCCTCCCGGACCCCTTGTCGGGTGGTCCCGGGCGGTAGAGGATCCTCGCGTGACACTCACACGGGGAGCCCGCATCACGGGCACGGTCCTCAGCGCCGTGCTCGCTCTGATCAACGTCGGCTGGATCGTCCGGGACCTGCGGGTCCTCGACGGACCCGGCCCCCTCTGGGACTTCTGGTCCGGGACGCCCGAGAGCTTCCCCACCGGAATCCCCGCCACGACCGGCGGCACGCTGGTCCTCCTCCTCGTCCAGGTGGTCACCGCCTTCGTCGTGCCCCGGTCACCGTCCGCCGCCGGCGCGCTGGTCGCCACCGGCGCGGCCACCCTGCTGCTGCGGCTGCCCGGTGTGTGGACCACCACGTCCTCGTGGATGGGCGGCTACTCCGACGAGCTCCGCCTGCGCGCGACGATCTGCACCGTCGTCACCCTGGCGGCCGCGATCGCCATGATCGTGACCGCCTCGGCCGGCCGCCGGCCCGCCGAGGAGGTGGGGCTCCTCGCGCCGGGCCGGCCCACCGCGGGCGCCGCGGTCGTCGCCTTCCTCGCGCTCGGGGCCTCCGGGGTGGTGGTGATCGCCTGGGAGATCCGGCAGTTCTTCGTGTTCCCGGACGAGTTTTACCCCGACTGGTACATCGGCGGGCGGGTGGGCGGCAGCACGCTCGTCGACCCACCGGGCGGCTGGTCCACCGTGACCGTGGCCGTGCTCGCCCTGTTCGCCGCGGTCTCGGCGCTCGCGCGCGGCGCGCACTCCCGGCCGTTCGCCATGGTCGCCGCACCCTTCCTGCTGCTCTCCGGCGTTCTGGGCATCGCCCGCGGCATCCGGCTGGACCTGTTCGGGGCGTTCGTCGACGCGGGGATCGAAGAGCAACTGACCATCGCCACCTGGGTGTTCCTCCCCCTCGCGGGGATCGTCGCGCTCCTGGTGGCCGCCCTTCCGGGCCGGCCCGACGCCGAGGGCCGACCGGGCCAGGGCTGGGGCCCGGGTACCCCGGGGTACGGCCACCCGCCCCTCGCGCCTCCCGGCCGGGCGCCGGGCTACGGCTACCCGTACCCGTCGTCGGCTCCGGGCTCTCCGTACGAGGGCGGGGCGGGATACGGCTACCCGTCCGCCGGGCAGGGCGCGGGGTACGGCTACCCGTCCGCCGGGCAGAACCCCGCGCAGAGCCCCGCGCAGGACCCGGCGGCGGGCTCCGGCGGTCCGGGGTACGGCCCCCCGCCGGGCGGCGGCTTCGGGCCGCCGCCGTCCTCCCTGCCGCCGCCGTCCTCCCCGCCGCCCGGGTCCCCGCCGCCGCCTTCGTCCCCGCCGCCCGGCTGGTGAGCCCGGTGGCCCGGCCGGTCGGTCCGCCGTCGGTCAGCCCGCGGCCGGCAGGCCCAGGGAGCGCCTGAGGAACTCCACCTGGAGCAGGAGCAGGTTCTCCGCGACCTGCTCCTGCGGGGTCATGTGCGTCACCCCGCTCAGCGGCAGCACCTCGTGCGGGCGTCCCGCCGCGAGCAGTGCGGAGGAGAGCCGCAGGGCGTGCGCGACCACCACGTTGTCGTCGGCCAGGCCGTGCACGATCATCATCGGCCGTACGGTGTCCGCCGGTTCGGACAGCCCGTCGTCGGTCACCAGCGAGTTGCGCGCGTACACCTC from the Streptomyces sp. NBC_01335 genome contains:
- a CDS encoding ABC transporter permease; its protein translation is MGRYVIRRLLQMIPVFFGTTLLIFLMVNVMGDPIAGLCGDRQCDPATAAQLRSEFGLDKPVWQQYLTYMGNVFTGDFGTAFNGQKVTELMATAFPITIRLTLVAIFFEIVIGISLGVLTGLKRGRPIDTTVLILTLVVISIPTFVTGLLLQLLLGVKWGIISPSVSSAAPLDELIVPGLVLASVSLAYVARLTRSSIAENTRADYVRTATAKGLPRRRVIVRHLLRNSLIPVITFIGTDVGALMGGAIVTERIFNIHGVGYQLYQGILRQNTQTVVGFVTVLVLVFLAANLIVDLLYAVLDPRIRYA
- a CDS encoding ABC transporter permease; protein product: MPEPEPYSQDGAISPAGAGGPMDLALEEGETLEKPPGHDGGGPSEKPRSLWSDAWRDLRRNPVFIVSGLVILFLVVISIWPSLIAGGDPLQADLADAQKGREPGHPFGFDGQGRDVYTRVVYGARTSVTIGVCATLGVGILGSILGGLAGFFGGGWDAVLSRITDVFFGIPVVLGGLVFLSVVTSSTVWPVVGFIVLLGWPQIARIARGSVITAKQNDYVQAARALGASNSRMLLRHVAPNAIAPVIVVATIALGTYISLEATLSYLGVGLKEPAVSWGIDISAASNYIRNAPHMLLWPAGALAVTVLSFIMLGDAVRDALDPKLR
- a CDS encoding ABC transporter ATP-binding protein; translated protein: MHADHSGGRKEAREEGEIAATLLSESRRLSAWAEGEPILQVRDLAKHYPLTQGIVFKKQVGAVKAVDGVTFDLSAGETLGIVGESGCGKSTVAKMLVHLERPTAGTIRYKGEDVTKLSGRALKAVRRNIQMVFQDPYTSLNPRMTVGDIIGEPYEIHPEVAPKGSRRQRVQDLLDVVGLNPEYINRYPHQFSGGQRQRIGIARGLALNPEIIVADEPVSALDVSVQAQVVNLLDRLQAEFNLSFVFIAHDLSIVRHISDRVGVMYLGRIVEIGTEEEIYDHPTHPYTQALLSAVPVPDPEAREHRERIILHGDVPSPANPPSGCRFRTRCWKAQERCVVEEPLLAVPEAFEAVQGPPHHDSACHFAEEKQVVAVEDERVLPPGPEEGRGTGTDAAPGVDTAPGTGADTAPETASGTDADRGPGDGEHR
- a CDS encoding ABC transporter ATP-binding protein, whose protein sequence is MLLEVRDLHVEFHTRDGVAKAVNGVNYSVAEGETLAVLGESGSGKSVTAQAIMGILDMPPGKISGGEVLFKGRDLLKLKKDERRRIRGQEMAMIFQDALSSLNPVLTVGDQLGEMFRVHRGMSRKESRRKSIELMDRVRIPAAKERIGNYPHQFSGGMRQRIMIAMAMALEPALIIADEPTTALDVTVQAQVMELLAELQQEYRMGLILITHDLGVVADVADKIAVMYAGRIVETAPVHEIYKAPAHPYTKGLLQSIPRLDQKGQELYAIKGLPPNLLRIPPGCAFNPRCPMAQAVCRTDEPPLYDVAEHRASACHFWKETLDAR